A single Candidatus Thalassolituus haligoni DNA region contains:
- the acpS gene encoding holo-ACP synthase, whose translation MTAASLAVALSPAVIGVGTDMIRVDRIEAVFRRKGERLVQRILTPAEQDVWRARGCSINFLAKQFAAKEALAKALGTGIAQGVGFQQLEVLRSAQGAPVVALFGAAADRLQQLEGRQALLSLSDEQPWVLAFAVLSR comes from the coding sequence GTGACCGCAGCAAGTCTGGCCGTTGCTTTATCGCCGGCAGTGATTGGTGTCGGTACCGATATGATTCGGGTGGATCGTATCGAGGCGGTTTTTCGTCGCAAGGGGGAACGGCTGGTACAGCGCATTCTGACCCCGGCTGAACAAGACGTGTGGCGGGCGCGAGGTTGTTCGATCAACTTTCTGGCCAAGCAGTTTGCCGCCAAGGAAGCCTTGGCAAAAGCCCTGGGAACCGGGATTGCACAAGGCGTGGGTTTTCAGCAACTGGAGGTTCTGCGTAGCGCCCAGGGAGCACCGGTGGTTGCACTGTTTGGTGCTGCCGCTGACCGTTTGCAGCAATTGGAAGGCCGTCAGGCACTGCTCAGCCTGTCTGATGAACAGCCGTGGGTACTGGCCTTTGCCGTGCTGTCGCGTTAG
- the cysM gene encoding cysteine synthase CysM, with product MGANTDGNQILLKLEGNNPAGSVKDRPALSMIRLAEQQGDIQPGDTLIEATSGNTGIALAMAAAMMGYRMILIMPDSSTMERRWAMQAYGAELILVSNGMEGARDLALSMQSQGQGKVLNQFGNMANPEAHYASTGPEIWQQTAGRITHFVSSMGTTGTIMGISRYLKEQNPAVCVVGLQPSDGASIPGIRRWPEEYLPTIFERQRVDQILDIGQHEAESTMRQLAREEGIFCGVSSGGAVYAALQLALQLRNATIVAIVCDRGDRYLSSGIFAPEQE from the coding sequence ATGGGTGCCAATACGGACGGCAACCAGATATTACTGAAGCTGGAAGGCAATAACCCGGCAGGATCGGTGAAAGACCGACCGGCACTGTCAATGATCCGCCTGGCCGAACAGCAAGGTGATATTCAGCCTGGTGATACGCTGATCGAAGCGACCAGCGGCAACACCGGGATTGCGTTGGCTATGGCCGCTGCGATGATGGGTTACCGTATGATCTTGATTATGCCAGACAGCAGCACGATGGAGCGACGCTGGGCGATGCAAGCCTATGGCGCGGAATTGATTCTGGTCAGCAACGGCATGGAAGGTGCCCGTGATCTGGCGTTGTCGATGCAATCACAAGGTCAGGGCAAGGTACTGAACCAGTTCGGTAATATGGCCAATCCAGAGGCTCATTATGCCAGCACCGGCCCGGAAATCTGGCAACAAACCGCTGGACGGATTACCCATTTTGTCAGTTCCATGGGAACCACCGGAACGATTATGGGCATCTCCCGTTATCTTAAAGAGCAGAATCCGGCGGTCTGTGTCGTCGGGTTGCAACCCTCGGACGGCGCATCGATTCCGGGCATTCGTCGTTGGCCGGAAGAATACCTGCCCACTATCTTTGAACGTCAACGCGTCGATCAGATACTCGACATCGGCCAGCACGAAGCGGAAAGCACCATGCGCCAGCTGGCCCGTGAAGAAGGCATCTTTTGTGGTGTTTCATCCGGTGGTGCGGTGTATGCGGCGTTGCAGCTGGCGTTGCAGCTGCGGAACGCCACGATTGTGGCTATTGTGTGTGATCGTGGCGACCGCTATTTATCCTCAGGTATTTTTGCTCCGGAGCAGGAATAA
- the pdxJ gene encoding pyridoxine 5'-phosphate synthase has product MIKDGRVLLGVNIDHIATLRQARGTRYPDPVQAAFVAEQAGADGITIHPREDRRHIQTRDVYVLKETLTTRMNLEMAVTEAMLQLAEEVEPECVCLVPEKREELTTEGGLDVMGQEAQITAAVTRLKQVGSVVSLFIDPDLAQIDAAVRTGAPVIELHTGRYADATAATAVREELQRIRAAAQYAHQCGLIVNAGHGLNYHNVEPIAAIAEINELNIGHAIVAHALFVGIERAVTEMRTLLADASS; this is encoded by the coding sequence GTGATCAAAGATGGCCGTGTTCTTCTTGGTGTCAATATCGACCATATAGCGACGCTGCGTCAGGCCCGTGGTACCCGTTATCCCGACCCGGTACAAGCGGCTTTTGTTGCTGAACAGGCCGGTGCTGATGGCATCACCATCCATCCCCGTGAAGATCGGCGTCACATCCAGACCCGTGACGTCTACGTGCTGAAAGAAACCTTGACCACCCGCATGAATCTGGAAATGGCCGTCACCGAAGCGATGCTGCAACTGGCCGAAGAAGTTGAGCCGGAATGTGTCTGCCTGGTACCTGAAAAACGGGAAGAATTGACGACCGAAGGTGGTCTGGATGTGATGGGTCAGGAAGCCCAGATTACTGCTGCGGTGACACGCCTGAAGCAGGTTGGCAGTGTTGTCTCATTGTTTATCGACCCGGATCTGGCCCAGATTGACGCTGCGGTTCGTACGGGTGCTCCGGTGATCGAATTACATACCGGGCGCTATGCCGATGCAACGGCAGCGACGGCTGTTCGGGAAGAACTGCAACGGATTCGGGCAGCGGCACAGTATGCGCATCAGTGTGGTTTGATCGTGAACGCCGGGCATGGTTTGAATTACCACAATGTTGAACCGATTGCGGCTATTGCCGAGATCAATGAATTGAATATTGGTCACGCAATTGTTGCCCATGCGCTGTTTGTGGGTATAGAGCGCGCGGTTACCGAGATGCGCACCTTACTGGCTGATGCCTCGTCGTGA
- a CDS encoding response regulator translates to MLEEPDVRSVSIYNQDMELMAHAGPRMISNQLSDSTLRRGQLHLMHTSESVRVRTPVLAQNLIISDQVSTQFFAEQAAEPKLLGWAELELSVSNTRLARYQHAASSLTMILVTLISCFFLAVRISRQISRPTISILQAIHALEDGKYEARVRVEGGGELSEMASGINSLAAGLQQTSVEQQRSIEEATRDMQETMDDLEIRNRQLLLDQREAQEASRLKSEFLANVSHELRTPLTGIKGYVQLMERTRLSERQSDYIDTMRKSSDDLMRIINDILDLSKLEAGKLIIDHSAVNLRDVAEDVLIALTPDAINKQLALSLKIDADVPCQLQGDELRLKQVLTNLVGNAIKFTESGSVAVYISLINVRNSQASINIDVRDTGIGLSLEQQKRLFNAFSQADASTARQFGGTGLGLIISRALVQAMHGDIRVESHPGEGSVFSFHFSTDLDNNPPAALESLHPGHIAILDGHPDSKHNLCTLLAEWQLVSTDCASVKELEQLLLNTTDRPDAVIITVESDYLGSSLCQQISRQLVPYGVPIITLVDSLSHDHLDQLRHYGAFACMTRPFSSRKLHALLSDILNGESVDDEPPAMLRQLHQTPGLPPHILAVDDNDANLRLVVTLLRDLGLPTYGASSGQEAINMIQQQHIDLVFMDIQMPGMNGLEATKRIRTLPNKQGIPVVALTAHAMADEKQQLLKEGMNDYQTKPISMDQLVQCIHHWTGFMPPTEPLQEASETDYGVDPLDEQKDQPGLFSLELALRCASGKPALACDMMDMLLTSLPKELQRIRELWEEENLVDLQAAVHRLHGASRYCGIPALRHDLEVLETTLKSKQFTALPDRVRCMVATAEKLQQWSAHYDWRSAITNSNQD, encoded by the coding sequence ATGTTGGAAGAACCGGACGTTCGCTCAGTCAGTATCTACAATCAGGATATGGAACTGATGGCCCATGCCGGGCCACGCATGATCAGTAATCAGCTATCCGATTCAACGTTAAGACGCGGCCAGTTACACCTGATGCATACCAGTGAGTCGGTGCGGGTGCGCACACCGGTTCTGGCGCAAAATCTGATCATTTCTGATCAGGTATCCACCCAGTTTTTTGCGGAACAAGCAGCCGAACCCAAGTTACTGGGATGGGCTGAGCTGGAATTGTCGGTCAGTAATACCCGCCTGGCTCGCTACCAGCATGCCGCTTCGTCGCTGACCATGATCCTGGTAACCCTGATCAGCTGTTTTTTCCTCGCGGTACGTATCAGCCGCCAGATTTCCCGGCCAACCATCAGTATTCTGCAAGCCATTCATGCACTGGAAGATGGCAAATACGAAGCCCGAGTTCGTGTCGAAGGCGGTGGCGAATTGAGCGAAATGGCCAGCGGGATCAACAGCCTGGCAGCCGGACTGCAACAAACCAGTGTTGAACAGCAGCGCAGCATCGAGGAAGCCACTCGCGACATGCAGGAAACCATGGATGATCTGGAAATCCGTAACCGCCAGTTGCTGCTCGACCAACGCGAAGCCCAGGAAGCCAGCCGCCTCAAATCCGAGTTCCTTGCCAACGTCAGTCACGAACTGCGGACACCGCTAACCGGTATCAAAGGCTATGTGCAGTTAATGGAGCGTACTCGTCTCAGTGAACGGCAAAGCGATTATATTGACACCATGCGCAAGTCGTCCGATGACCTGATGCGCATCATTAACGACATTCTCGATCTGTCCAAACTGGAAGCCGGTAAACTGATTATTGACCACAGCGCCGTCAACCTCCGGGACGTCGCTGAGGATGTGTTGATTGCGTTAACACCGGACGCCATTAACAAGCAACTGGCACTGTCTCTAAAAATCGATGCCGACGTTCCCTGTCAGTTGCAGGGTGATGAACTGCGCCTTAAACAGGTGCTGACCAATCTGGTTGGTAACGCGATCAAATTCACTGAATCAGGCTCAGTGGCTGTTTATATCAGCTTGATCAATGTCCGTAACAGCCAGGCCAGCATCAATATTGACGTTCGGGATACCGGGATCGGACTGTCACTGGAACAGCAAAAACGGCTGTTTAATGCCTTTAGTCAGGCCGATGCCAGCACTGCCCGGCAGTTTGGAGGCACCGGCCTTGGCCTGATTATCTCGCGGGCCCTGGTGCAAGCAATGCATGGTGATATTCGTGTCGAGAGCCACCCGGGTGAAGGTTCGGTGTTCAGTTTTCACTTCAGCACCGATCTGGATAACAACCCTCCGGCCGCACTGGAAAGCCTGCACCCAGGCCACATTGCTATACTCGACGGACATCCGGACAGCAAACACAATCTGTGTACACTGTTGGCAGAATGGCAACTGGTCAGCACAGATTGTGCTTCGGTCAAGGAACTGGAGCAGTTGTTGCTGAACACGACTGACAGGCCGGACGCGGTCATTATCACCGTCGAAAGCGATTACCTTGGCAGCTCTTTGTGCCAGCAAATCTCCCGACAGCTGGTTCCCTACGGTGTGCCAATTATTACCTTGGTAGACAGCCTCAGTCACGACCATCTGGATCAGCTGCGTCACTACGGCGCCTTTGCCTGTATGACCCGGCCATTCAGCAGCCGCAAGCTACATGCACTGTTGTCAGACATCCTGAACGGTGAATCGGTTGATGACGAACCACCTGCCATGCTGCGGCAGTTGCATCAGACACCCGGTCTTCCACCCCATATTCTCGCTGTTGATGATAATGATGCCAATCTGCGCCTGGTCGTTACCCTGTTGCGCGACCTCGGACTACCGACCTATGGTGCATCATCCGGTCAGGAAGCCATTAATATGATTCAGCAACAACATATCGATCTGGTGTTTATGGATATACAGATGCCAGGAATGAATGGACTGGAAGCCACCAAACGGATTCGCACGTTACCGAACAAACAAGGAATTCCAGTGGTCGCATTAACCGCGCATGCCATGGCGGATGAAAAACAACAGCTGCTCAAGGAAGGCATGAATGACTATCAGACCAAACCTATCTCAATGGACCAACTGGTGCAGTGTATTCACCACTGGACCGGTTTTATGCCACCAACAGAACCTCTGCAGGAAGCATCCGAAACCGACTACGGCGTAGACCCGCTGGATGAACAGAAAGATCAACCCGGACTGTTTTCGCTGGAGCTGGCACTGCGCTGCGCCAGTGGTAAACCGGCACTCGCCTGCGACATGATGGATATGTTGTTAACCTCATTACCCAAGGAGCTGCAACGTATCCGGGAGCTGTGGGAAGAAGAAAACCTGGTCGACTTGCAGGCAGCGGTACATCGTCTGCACGGTGCATCACGTTACTGTGGTATTCCAGCCCTCAGACATGATCTGGAAGTGTTGGAGACAACGTTAAAGAGCAAGCAATTTACGGCCTTGCCGGATCGGGTACGGTGTATGGTTGCGACCGCTGAAAAACTGCAACAATGGTCCGCCCACTACGACTGGCGCAGTGCCATCACCAACAGCAACCAGGACTGA
- the era gene encoding GTPase Era, producing the protein MTQRTGFVAIVGRPNVGKSTLLNRILGQKLSITSRKPQTTRHQILGIKTEDDIQVVYVDTPGMHLRQEKAINRYMNKAATMAVKDVDLVIMVVDRTRWTDEDDMVLQAVSQQRAPVVLVVNKVDFIKDKDEELLPYLQSLSERYAFAQIVPLSAKTGRNVDRLESLINSYLPEAQYFYPEDQITDRSSRFLAAELVREKIMRQLGDELPYAMTVEIEEFTHDGRLAEISALILVERPSQKRIVIGDGGSRIKQIGQDARKDMEILFDCKVMLNLWVKVKTNWSDDERALRSLGYDDRS; encoded by the coding sequence ATGACACAACGTACCGGGTTTGTTGCCATCGTGGGTCGCCCCAACGTTGGCAAGTCAACATTGCTTAATCGTATTCTCGGGCAAAAATTGTCCATTACCTCGCGCAAGCCGCAAACCACCCGTCATCAGATATTAGGCATCAAGACAGAAGATGATATTCAGGTAGTTTATGTCGATACACCCGGCATGCACCTGCGTCAGGAAAAGGCCATCAACCGCTATATGAACAAGGCGGCAACAATGGCAGTCAAGGATGTTGATCTGGTCATTATGGTGGTTGACCGGACACGCTGGACCGATGAAGACGACATGGTATTGCAGGCTGTCAGCCAGCAGCGGGCTCCGGTGGTGCTAGTGGTCAACAAGGTCGACTTTATCAAGGACAAGGACGAAGAATTGTTGCCGTACCTGCAATCCTTGTCTGAACGTTATGCGTTTGCCCAGATCGTGCCGCTGAGTGCCAAGACCGGTCGTAACGTTGATCGGCTGGAATCGCTGATTAACAGTTATTTGCCAGAAGCTCAGTATTTCTACCCGGAAGACCAGATTACCGATCGCAGTTCACGCTTTCTGGCCGCCGAGCTGGTGCGAGAAAAAATCATGCGCCAATTGGGTGACGAATTACCCTACGCCATGACGGTTGAAATAGAAGAGTTTACCCATGATGGGCGGCTGGCAGAAATCAGTGCCTTGATTCTGGTTGAGCGGCCGTCACAAAAACGGATTGTGATCGGTGATGGCGGCTCCCGCATCAAGCAGATCGGTCAGGATGCTCGCAAGGACATGGAAATCCTGTTTGACTGCAAAGTGATGCTGAATTTGTGGGTCAAAGTCAAAACCAACTGGTCTGATGACGAACGAGCCCTGCGTAGTCTGGGTTACGACGATCGTTCCTGA
- the rlmD gene encoding 23S rRNA (uracil(1939)-C(5))-methyltransferase RlmD: MVTAKTLQLNIDNMTSDGQGVARLGRDVYFVPGALPGEQVTVRLDGRRKKVWMTRLVSIEQPAADRVIPDCPHYQRCGGCDLQHLAYPAQVNFKQQRVEREFSRQGLVVPEWAPPITAEPWGYRRKARLGVRFSKDKQRNFLGFREAASEHLTNIDRCPVLPALPALDWMRWRDGISTLQGRDRITQIEVVAADNALALVFRILKPLSLADQQSLCSLAESLSADSSLQLWLNPGRDEPSVCIFPQQPVELVHFVDEQPLKMQLSDFFQVNGPVNRAMVQQALAWLQPQKEDVIWDLFSGHGNFSMPLARRCQHVSAVEVQADMVSSLQRQAESLALSLHAIEADLSNSGVLAHLPAPDKVLLDPPRAGAAALMQELNARKVSQVLYVSCDAATLARDLSTLAAAGYQIEKAGIMDMFPQTHHVETMVLLSYRDKRRG, translated from the coding sequence GTGGTCACGGCAAAAACCTTGCAACTGAATATTGATAATATGACGTCGGATGGACAGGGAGTCGCTCGCCTTGGCCGTGATGTCTATTTTGTGCCCGGCGCTTTGCCCGGTGAGCAGGTCACTGTCCGCCTGGACGGCCGCCGCAAAAAAGTCTGGATGACTCGGTTGGTATCGATTGAGCAGCCGGCAGCAGACCGGGTGATACCGGACTGCCCTCACTATCAGCGTTGTGGCGGTTGTGATTTGCAGCATTTAGCGTATCCCGCCCAGGTTAACTTTAAACAACAGCGTGTCGAACGGGAGTTCAGTCGTCAGGGGCTGGTGGTGCCGGAATGGGCACCGCCGATAACCGCAGAACCTTGGGGCTATCGGCGCAAGGCGCGTTTGGGAGTGCGCTTCAGCAAAGACAAACAGCGTAATTTTCTCGGTTTTCGTGAAGCTGCTTCCGAGCATCTGACCAATATTGATCGCTGCCCAGTTTTGCCTGCGTTACCGGCACTGGACTGGATGCGCTGGCGCGACGGTATTTCGACCCTGCAGGGACGTGATCGTATTACCCAGATTGAAGTAGTCGCGGCCGACAATGCACTGGCGCTGGTGTTCCGTATTCTCAAACCGCTCTCGCTGGCGGATCAGCAATCATTGTGCTCGCTGGCTGAATCTCTGAGTGCTGACTCGTCATTGCAGCTGTGGCTCAATCCGGGGCGTGACGAACCGTCGGTGTGCATTTTCCCGCAACAACCGGTCGAGCTGGTTCATTTTGTGGATGAGCAGCCATTAAAAATGCAACTGAGTGACTTTTTCCAGGTCAATGGCCCGGTCAATCGCGCCATGGTGCAACAGGCATTGGCATGGTTGCAGCCGCAAAAAGAGGACGTGATCTGGGACCTGTTTTCCGGACATGGCAATTTCAGTATGCCACTGGCCCGACGTTGCCAGCATGTCAGTGCGGTGGAGGTTCAGGCCGACATGGTCAGCAGTTTGCAGCGTCAGGCTGAATCTCTGGCGTTGTCCTTGCATGCGATTGAAGCAGATTTATCCAATTCAGGCGTGCTGGCTCACCTGCCGGCACCCGACAAGGTGTTGCTGGACCCGCCACGAGCAGGTGCGGCAGCCCTTATGCAGGAACTGAACGCCCGTAAGGTATCGCAGGTGCTTTATGTGTCTTGTGACGCAGCGACACTGGCGCGGGACTTGAGTACGCTGGCTGCGGCTGGCTACCAGATAGAAAAGGCAGGAATTATGGATATGTTTCCCCAGACGCATCATGTTGAAACCATGGTGCTGCTCAGCTACCGGGACAAGCGCCGTGGTTAA
- a CDS encoding DNA repair protein RecO: MQALVVLHRRPVGESGWLVNALCERDGHRLLLAPRRQTVQLHQIYRGAWQAEQDWPRLVLAEPEHIFVLTENALFCASYLNELLIRLLPQGEALPGMYQRYIRTLAALTGQQAAEPWLRMFEYQLLSDLGFGFHWHLDTKGDAIQASERYCFDPQSGFAPTGDSGGFPGEVLLAIHQGQLRLPELRVAKHILRQALSEWLAQPLNSRRLFDLPADV, from the coding sequence ATGCAAGCGCTGGTGGTTTTGCACCGGCGGCCGGTGGGTGAATCAGGCTGGCTGGTGAACGCCTTGTGTGAACGAGATGGTCATCGGCTACTGTTGGCACCAAGACGGCAAACAGTGCAACTGCATCAAATCTATCGTGGCGCATGGCAAGCAGAACAAGACTGGCCCCGACTGGTGCTGGCCGAACCAGAGCACATCTTTGTACTGACAGAGAACGCCCTGTTTTGCGCTTCTTATCTGAACGAACTGTTGATTCGCCTGTTACCTCAAGGAGAAGCCCTGCCGGGTATGTATCAGCGATATATTCGCACTCTGGCTGCTCTCACCGGGCAACAGGCGGCAGAACCCTGGTTACGCATGTTTGAGTATCAGCTGTTGTCGGATCTGGGGTTCGGCTTTCACTGGCATCTGGATACAAAAGGCGATGCGATTCAGGCGTCGGAGCGTTATTGTTTTGATCCGCAGTCCGGGTTTGCACCCACTGGGGATAGCGGGGGATTTCCCGGCGAAGTGTTACTGGCGATTCATCAAGGACAATTACGCTTGCCTGAGTTACGGGTCGCCAAGCACATACTGCGACAGGCGTTATCGGAATGGCTGGCGCAGCCTTTAAACAGCCGCCGGTTATTCGATCTGCCTGCTGATGTTTAA